One Leisingera sp. M658 genomic window carries:
- the murF gene encoding UDP-N-acetylmuramoyl-tripeptide--D-alanyl-D-alanine ligase, translated as MTLWTATEAAAATGGQAQGNWAVTGLSIDTRTIEPGDMFVALKAARDGHDFVAQALAKGAGAALVSRIPEGVAADAPLLIVDDVQAGLEALGRASRARTGAKVVAVTGSVGKTSTKEMLARMLSDQGRTHAAVASYNNHWGVPLTLARMPRETEFAVIEIGMNHPGEIAPLAKQARPHVAMVTTVAAVHLEAFEDVEGIAGEKAAIIQGLEPGGVSVLNADIAEAHVLRDVAEDLGITARWFGESAGDYQLLSADNKGDGLVARATAGGGEVEMHIQSLGAHFAMNALGALACVDALGADVVKAVESLALWSPVKGRGVRETIRLDSGEVTLLDDSYNANPTSMAAALAVLAATPGAGRRIAYLGDMGELGVQEKDLHAGLAALQAVAGIEKIHCVGPLMKSLYAALPEAKRGGWYGTSSEAVPDLKTAIKGGDIVLAKGSNSMGLAKIVDGIREMGQSTPTQENA; from the coding sequence ATGACGCTTTGGACCGCAACCGAGGCCGCTGCAGCCACCGGCGGGCAGGCGCAGGGGAATTGGGCTGTCACCGGCCTGTCGATCGACACCCGCACCATTGAGCCGGGTGATATGTTCGTGGCCCTGAAGGCCGCGCGCGACGGTCATGATTTCGTGGCCCAGGCTTTGGCGAAGGGAGCGGGCGCTGCGCTGGTCTCCCGCATTCCCGAAGGGGTTGCCGCCGATGCGCCGCTGCTGATCGTGGACGACGTGCAGGCGGGGCTTGAGGCCCTTGGCCGGGCGTCCCGTGCCCGCACCGGGGCCAAGGTCGTTGCGGTGACCGGTTCGGTCGGCAAAACCTCGACCAAGGAAATGCTGGCGCGGATGCTGTCCGATCAGGGCCGTACACATGCGGCAGTGGCCAGCTACAACAACCATTGGGGCGTGCCGCTGACGCTGGCGCGGATGCCGCGCGAGACTGAATTTGCGGTGATCGAAATCGGCATGAACCATCCGGGTGAGATTGCGCCGTTGGCCAAACAGGCCCGCCCGCATGTGGCGATGGTCACAACGGTGGCCGCGGTGCATCTGGAGGCGTTTGAGGACGTCGAGGGCATTGCCGGTGAGAAGGCCGCGATCATTCAGGGGCTGGAGCCGGGCGGTGTTTCGGTACTGAACGCGGATATTGCCGAGGCCCATGTGCTGCGGGATGTGGCGGAAGATCTAGGCATCACTGCCCGCTGGTTCGGCGAAAGTGCCGGGGATTACCAATTGTTGTCAGCTGACAACAAAGGCGACGGGCTTGTTGCCCGCGCCACGGCAGGGGGCGGCGAGGTTGAGATGCACATCCAATCCCTTGGCGCGCATTTTGCGATGAACGCTTTGGGCGCGCTGGCCTGTGTCGATGCGCTGGGTGCGGATGTGGTGAAAGCTGTTGAAAGCCTCGCCCTGTGGTCGCCGGTCAAGGGCCGCGGCGTGCGGGAAACCATCCGGCTGGACAGCGGCGAGGTTACCCTGCTGGACGACAGCTATAACGCCAATCCGACCTCAATGGCGGCGGCGCTGGCAGTGCTGGCGGCGACACCCGGCGCGGGGCGGCGGATTGCCTATCTTGGCGATATGGGAGAGCTGGGGGTGCAGGAAAAGGACCTGCATGCCGGTCTTGCCGCGCTGCAGGCCGTTGCGGGTATTGAGAAAATCCATTGCGTCGGGCCGTTGATGAAGTCGCTTTATGCGGCGCTGCCGGAAGCAAAACGCGGCGGCTGGTACGGTACCAGTTCCGAGGCGGTGCCAGATCTGAAAACCGCCATCAAAGGCGGCGACATCGTGCTGGCAAAAGGCTCCAACAGCATGGGGCTGGCCAAGATCGTTGACGGCATCCGCGAAATGGGCCAATCCACCCCCACACAAGAAAACGCATAA
- a CDS encoding UDP-N-acetylmuramoyl-L-alanyl-D-glutamate--2,6-diaminopimelate ligase, whose amino-acid sequence MSSSRPDQPLSQLGLTARGGADPQIRGLAVDSRDVREGFLFAALPGSQVHGAKFIPAALDKGATAILTDAAGAGIAAKLLDESHAALVVVEDPRQTLAYAAALWSGGQPQTVVAVTGTNGKTSVASFVRQIWAELGHEAVNMGTTGIEGAWSYPLAHTTPEPITLHRALAEAAAAGVTHAAMEASSHGLDQRRLDGVQLAAAGFTNFTQDHLDYHETFEAYFNAKAGLFRRVLPDEGVAVINLNDPRGAEMRAVAAARGQEVISVGRGLGDLNLMGLRYDGTGQDVRFSWHDKPYQVRLNLIGGFQAENVLLACGLVIAGGEDPERVFETLPHLTTVRGRMQLAASRDNGSAVFVDYAHTPAAVASAIKALRPHVLGRLIAIVGAGGDRDTSKRPLMGQAAHQNADVVIVTDDNPRSEDPAVIRAAVKGGAPDCIEVGDRAEAILRGADMLQAGDALIVCGKGHETGQTVGDQVLPFDDVEQASIAAAALDGRLA is encoded by the coding sequence ATGAGCAGCAGCAGACCAGACCAGCCGCTAAGCCAATTGGGGCTGACCGCCCGCGGCGGCGCCGACCCGCAGATCCGCGGCCTGGCGGTAGACAGCCGCGACGTGCGCGAGGGGTTCCTGTTTGCAGCCCTTCCGGGCAGCCAAGTGCATGGCGCCAAATTCATCCCCGCCGCGCTGGATAAGGGCGCCACCGCCATTCTGACTGATGCAGCGGGCGCGGGCATCGCCGCCAAACTGCTGGACGAAAGCCACGCAGCACTTGTGGTGGTCGAGGATCCGCGCCAGACGCTGGCCTATGCCGCCGCGCTGTGGTCCGGCGGCCAGCCGCAGACGGTGGTCGCGGTGACCGGCACCAATGGCAAGACATCGGTGGCGAGTTTTGTGCGCCAGATCTGGGCTGAGCTGGGCCATGAGGCGGTCAATATGGGCACCACCGGAATTGAGGGCGCCTGGAGCTATCCGCTGGCCCATACCACGCCGGAGCCGATCACCCTGCACCGCGCCCTGGCTGAGGCTGCCGCCGCAGGGGTGACCCATGCGGCGATGGAGGCGTCCTCGCACGGGCTGGACCAGCGCCGTCTGGACGGGGTGCAGCTGGCGGCGGCGGGGTTCACCAATTTCACCCAGGACCATCTGGACTATCACGAGACATTTGAGGCCTATTTCAACGCCAAGGCGGGCCTGTTCCGCCGGGTGCTGCCGGACGAAGGCGTCGCCGTTATCAACCTGAACGACCCCCGCGGCGCTGAGATGCGCGCGGTGGCCGCTGCCCGCGGGCAGGAGGTGATCAGCGTGGGACGCGGGCTTGGCGATCTGAACCTGATGGGGCTGCGCTATGACGGCACCGGCCAGGATGTGCGGTTCTCCTGGCATGACAAGCCGTATCAGGTACGGCTGAACCTGATCGGCGGTTTTCAGGCGGAAAACGTTCTGTTGGCCTGCGGGCTGGTGATTGCCGGCGGCGAGGATCCGGAGCGGGTGTTTGAAACCTTGCCGCATCTGACCACGGTACGGGGGCGGATGCAGCTGGCGGCGTCGCGTGACAATGGCTCAGCCGTATTTGTTGACTACGCCCATACGCCTGCCGCCGTTGCCAGCGCCATCAAGGCCCTGCGACCGCATGTGCTGGGGCGACTGATTGCCATTGTTGGCGCAGGCGGCGACCGCGACACCAGCAAGCGGCCTTTGATGGGGCAGGCAGCGCATCAGAACGCCGATGTGGTGATTGTGACGGATGACAACCCGCGCAGCGAGGATCCGGCGGTGATCCGTGCTGCGGTCAAGGGCGGTGCGCCCGATTGCATCGAGGTCGGCGACCGCGCCGAGGCGATCCTGCGCGGCGCCGACATGCTGCAGGCGGGCGATGCGCTGATTGTCTGCGGCAAGGGGCATGAGACCGGCCAGACCGTGGGCGATCAGGTTCTGCCGTTTGACGATGTGGAGCAGGCCAGCATTGCTGCAGCCGCACTGGACGGGAGGCTGGCATGA
- a CDS encoding penicillin-binding protein 2, translating into MIRTPLRPLARVLHARATGENPDVIEEENISLRHQEMQVQSRQRAEGRLLVLGLFFVCAFGAITARMGMTAVSEPSEPVASVAGSVIAAQRADIVDRNGSLLATNFETHSLYAQPPQMIDPIGAAEQLVQIFPDLELDRLIRDFTGKRKFLWVKKKISPEQLQAVHDIGDPGLLFGPREMRLYPNGSLAAHVLGGAGFGKEGVNAAEVIGVAGVERQFDTYLRNPANAGKPLQLSLDLTVQAAAEQVLYGGMKLMNAKGATSILMDAHTGEVISVVSFPDFDPNDRPRPPASGFDPSVSPLFNRAVQGVYELGSTFKIFTAAQAMELGLVGADTVIDTRGPLRWGRFAIRDFRNYGNEMSVTKIIVKSSNIGTARLAQQIGVERQKSFLDTLGMLEPTPFEISEAKGGKPLLPANWSELSAMTISYGHGISTTPMHLAAGYAAIANGGRYVAPTILKQAAPQLGERVLSESTAAAARKMLRKVVSEGTASFAEVEGYQVGGKTGTADKPKPQGGYYEDKVIATFASIFPAHDPKYVLIVTLDEPSIIAHGEERRTAGWTATPVAAEMIGRVAPLLGLRPQVEPAEVTGITLTSN; encoded by the coding sequence ATGATCCGCACTCCGCTCCGCCCGCTGGCGCGGGTTCTTCATGCCCGCGCAACCGGCGAAAACCCGGATGTGATCGAAGAGGAAAACATCAGCCTGCGGCATCAGGAAATGCAGGTGCAGTCCCGTCAGCGCGCCGAGGGGCGGCTGTTGGTGCTGGGGCTGTTTTTTGTCTGTGCCTTTGGCGCCATCACGGCGCGCATGGGCATGACGGCGGTGTCGGAGCCGTCCGAGCCCGTCGCCAGTGTTGCCGGCAGCGTCATCGCCGCGCAGCGGGCAGACATTGTTGACCGCAACGGCAGCCTGCTGGCGACCAATTTTGAAACCCATTCGCTGTATGCCCAGCCGCCGCAGATGATTGATCCCATCGGCGCGGCAGAGCAGTTGGTGCAGATCTTCCCGGACCTTGAACTCGACCGTTTGATCCGGGATTTTACGGGCAAGCGCAAGTTCCTGTGGGTAAAGAAGAAAATCAGCCCCGAGCAGCTTCAGGCAGTGCATGACATCGGCGATCCCGGCCTGTTGTTCGGCCCGCGCGAGATGCGTCTGTATCCCAATGGCAGTCTGGCTGCCCATGTGCTGGGCGGTGCCGGATTCGGCAAGGAGGGCGTGAACGCCGCCGAGGTGATCGGTGTTGCGGGTGTTGAACGCCAGTTCGACACCTACCTGCGCAACCCGGCCAATGCGGGCAAGCCGCTGCAATTGTCGCTGGACCTCACCGTGCAGGCGGCAGCCGAGCAGGTGCTTTATGGCGGCATGAAGCTGATGAACGCCAAGGGCGCCACTTCGATCCTGATGGATGCGCACACGGGCGAGGTGATCTCGGTTGTGTCCTTCCCGGATTTTGATCCCAATGACCGGCCGCGCCCGCCGGCCTCCGGTTTTGACCCTTCGGTCAGCCCGCTGTTCAACCGCGCGGTGCAGGGGGTGTACGAGCTTGGCTCCACCTTCAAAATCTTCACCGCAGCGCAAGCGATGGAGCTGGGGCTGGTGGGTGCTGACACCGTGATCGACACCCGCGGCCCGTTGCGCTGGGGCCGCTTTGCGATCCGTGATTTCCGCAACTACGGCAATGAGATGTCGGTGACCAAGATCATCGTCAAATCCTCCAACATCGGCACCGCGCGGCTGGCGCAGCAAATCGGAGTGGAGCGGCAGAAAAGCTTCCTTGATACGCTGGGCATGCTGGAGCCGACCCCGTTTGAGATTTCCGAAGCCAAGGGCGGCAAGCCGCTGCTGCCCGCCAACTGGTCCGAACTGTCGGCGATGACCATTTCCTACGGCCACGGCATTTCCACCACGCCGATGCATCTGGCGGCGGGTTATGCGGCGATTGCCAATGGCGGGCGTTATGTGGCGCCGACGATTCTGAAACAGGCGGCACCGCAGCTTGGGGAACGGGTGCTGAGCGAAAGCACCGCCGCCGCCGCGCGCAAGATGTTGCGCAAGGTGGTCAGCGAAGGCACCGCGTCGTTTGCCGAGGTCGAGGGCTATCAAGTGGGCGGCAAGACCGGCACGGCTGATAAGCCCAAGCCGCAGGGCGGCTATTACGAGGATAAGGTAATTGCCACTTTTGCCTCTATTTTCCCGGCACATGACCCGAAATACGTGCTAATCGTGACGCTGGACGAACCCTCTATCATTGCCCATGGCGAGGAGCGCCGCACCGCAGGCTGGACCGCCACCCCGGTGGCGGCTGAGATGATCGGGCGGGTCGCGCCGCTGTTGGGCTTGCGTCCGCAAGTTGAACCCGCAGAGGTGACTGGTATAACCCTCACCTCGAACTGA
- a CDS encoding cell division protein FtsL has product MKTLLYAATCLAVFGLAFWAYRENYATQQVLKDTRALQGQIGAAQVRLSVLRAEWAYLNRPQRLRELADINFDSLGLLPLRPDQFGRVDEVSYPEPEELVITEGVEVSGLNRRSQP; this is encoded by the coding sequence ATGAAGACCCTGCTGTATGCCGCAACCTGCCTGGCCGTCTTTGGCCTGGCCTTCTGGGCCTACCGCGAAAACTACGCCACCCAGCAGGTGCTGAAGGATACCCGCGCTCTACAGGGCCAGATCGGCGCGGCGCAGGTGCGGCTTAGCGTGTTGCGCGCTGAATGGGCTTACCTCAACCGCCCGCAGCGGCTGCGCGAGCTGGCGGATATCAATTTCGACAGCCTGGGCCTGTTGCCGCTGCGCCCGGATCAGTTCGGCCGGGTGGATGAGGTGTCATATCCCGAACCCGAAGAGCTGGTGATCACCGAAGGAGTTGAGGTGTCGGGCCTGAACCGGAGGAGCCAGCCATGA
- the rsmH gene encoding 16S rRNA (cytosine(1402)-N(4))-methyltransferase RsmH produces the protein MTQDQNAANGPHIPVLLRPLLQAVDPVTGRWLDGTFGAGGYTRGLLEAGADEVTGVDRDPLAFEMAKPWAADYGDRLILQQGVFSRMDEYAQDLDGVVLDLGVSSMQLDLAERGFSFMRDGPLDMRMSQSGPSAADLIAELDEAQIADILFHYGEERASRRIAKAIVRERTIEPITSTLRLAKIIESCLPRPKPNQSHPATRSFQGLRIAVNAEYDELFEGMLAAERALKPGGLLAVVTFHSVEDRMVKRFFQHRAGKTGRANRYAPEQEDTPNQFELVTRKAVGPDDQELAENPRSRSARLRVGRRTAADPGPISAKDLGMPQLKEARK, from the coding sequence ATGACCCAGGACCAAAACGCTGCCAATGGTCCCCACATCCCCGTCCTTCTGCGCCCGCTGCTGCAGGCCGTGGACCCGGTCACGGGCCGTTGGCTGGATGGCACATTCGGTGCGGGCGGCTATACCCGCGGGCTGCTTGAGGCCGGCGCGGACGAAGTCACCGGCGTCGACCGCGACCCGCTGGCGTTTGAAATGGCCAAACCCTGGGCCGCGGATTACGGTGACCGCCTGATCCTGCAGCAGGGTGTGTTCTCCCGCATGGATGAATACGCGCAAGACCTTGATGGCGTGGTTCTGGACCTTGGTGTCTCCTCGATGCAGCTGGACCTGGCCGAACGCGGCTTTTCCTTTATGCGGGACGGGCCGCTGGACATGCGGATGTCGCAGTCGGGGCCTTCAGCTGCCGATCTGATCGCCGAGCTGGATGAGGCGCAGATCGCTGACATCCTGTTCCACTATGGCGAAGAGCGCGCCAGCCGCCGCATCGCCAAAGCGATTGTCCGCGAACGCACGATTGAACCGATCACCAGCACCCTGCGCCTCGCAAAGATCATTGAATCCTGCCTGCCGCGCCCCAAGCCCAACCAGTCGCACCCGGCGACCCGCAGCTTTCAGGGCCTGCGCATCGCGGTGAACGCCGAATATGACGAGCTGTTCGAGGGGATGCTGGCGGCCGAGCGCGCGCTGAAACCCGGCGGCTTGCTGGCAGTCGTGACCTTCCACTCGGTCGAGGACCGGATGGTCAAACGCTTCTTTCAGCACCGCGCAGGCAAGACCGGCCGCGCTAACCGCTATGCGCCGGAGCAGGAAGACACGCCCAACCAGTTCGAACTGGTCACCCGCAAGGCGGTCGGCCCCGACGATCAGGAACTGGCGGAAAACCCGCGTTCCCGTTCTGCCCGCCTGCGGGTCGGACGCCGCACGGCTGCAGACCCCGGACCGATCTCGGCCAAAGACCTTGGAATGCCGCAGCTGAAAGAGGCGCGCAAATGA
- the mraZ gene encoding division/cell wall cluster transcriptional repressor MraZ, with product MGRRFRGESHHKVDSKGRVSIPASFRRVLEAADPNWKSGDSPELVIVYGNHRRPFLECYTMEAIDEVDAKIAALPRGSKPRKILERMFNGQSLPTNVDETGRLVLPAKLRQKIGLDGEAFFIASGDTFQIWNPGTYEEVEMAEAEKLMEDLPEDFDPLEFLDGAGGV from the coding sequence TTGGGCCGCAGGTTCAGAGGCGAAAGCCACCACAAGGTGGACAGCAAGGGGCGGGTGTCAATTCCGGCCTCTTTCCGCCGTGTACTGGAGGCCGCCGACCCCAACTGGAAATCCGGCGACAGCCCCGAACTGGTCATCGTTTACGGCAATCACCGCCGCCCGTTCCTGGAATGCTATACAATGGAAGCCATCGACGAGGTGGACGCCAAGATCGCCGCCCTGCCGCGCGGCTCCAAACCGCGCAAGATCCTGGAACGCATGTTCAACGGCCAATCCTTGCCGACCAACGTGGATGAGACCGGCCGCCTTGTGCTGCCTGCCAAGCTGCGCCAGAAGATCGGCCTGGATGGCGAGGCTTTCTTTATTGCGTCCGGCGATACCTTCCAGATCTGGAACCCCGGGACCTATGAAGAGGTCGAAATGGCGGAAGCCGAGAAACTGATGGAAGACCTGCCCGAGGATTTCGATCCCCTGGAATTCCTAGATGGCGCCGGAGGCGTTTGA
- a CDS encoding Mrp/NBP35 family ATP-binding protein, with protein MAVTQDQIREILERLALPDGGTLVSRDMLRALRIDGSKVSFVIEAPSPEIAKLMEPLRKAAEAAVLSLDGVETVSAALTAHAAQQPAPSLKVGGHPKPQAGPLKPAGVKRILAVGSGKGGVGKSTVSSNLAVALARQGRKVGLLDADIYGPSQPRMMGAKGRPASPDGKIIEPLHAHGVTLMSIGFMLEEGKAVVWRGPMLMGALQQMLGQVNWGELDVLIVDLPPGTGDVQLTLCTKTELTGAIVVSTPQDVALLDARKAMDMFKTLKTPVLGLIENMSFFTCPDCGGEHHIFGHGGVAAEAEALGLPLLGALPIDLETRLAGDSGTPIAAGEGPMAQAYARIAEGLIGGGMA; from the coding sequence ATGGCGGTCACTCAGGATCAGATTCGCGAAATACTGGAGCGGCTGGCCTTGCCGGACGGCGGCACGCTGGTATCGCGCGATATGCTGCGCGCCCTGCGTATCGACGGCAGCAAGGTGAGCTTTGTGATCGAGGCGCCCAGCCCCGAGATCGCCAAACTGATGGAGCCTTTGCGCAAGGCTGCCGAGGCCGCGGTGCTGTCGCTGGACGGGGTTGAAACCGTCTCTGCCGCGCTCACCGCCCATGCCGCGCAGCAGCCCGCGCCCAGCCTCAAGGTCGGCGGCCATCCGAAACCGCAGGCCGGGCCGCTGAAACCCGCAGGCGTAAAACGCATTCTGGCGGTTGGGTCCGGCAAGGGCGGGGTGGGGAAATCCACCGTGTCGTCGAACCTCGCTGTGGCGCTGGCCAGGCAGGGCCGCAAGGTCGGGTTGCTGGATGCGGATATCTACGGCCCCTCCCAGCCGCGGATGATGGGCGCCAAGGGCCGCCCTGCCAGCCCCGACGGCAAGATCATCGAACCGCTGCACGCCCATGGCGTCACCCTGATGTCGATCGGCTTTATGCTGGAGGAGGGCAAGGCCGTGGTTTGGCGCGGCCCGATGCTGATGGGCGCGCTGCAGCAGATGCTGGGGCAGGTGAACTGGGGTGAGCTGGACGTGCTGATCGTCGATCTGCCGCCCGGCACCGGCGACGTGCAGCTGACGCTTTGCACCAAGACAGAGCTGACCGGCGCCATCGTGGTTTCCACTCCGCAGGATGTGGCACTGCTGGATGCACGCAAGGCAATGGATATGTTCAAGACGCTGAAAACCCCTGTGCTGGGTCTGATCGAGAATATGTCATTTTTCACTTGCCCCGATTGCGGCGGTGAGCATCACATCTTTGGTCATGGCGGTGTCGCGGCTGAGGCGGAGGCGCTTGGCCTGCCGCTGCTGGGCGCGCTGCCGATTGACCTGGAAACCCGGCTGGCCGGCGACAGCGGTACACCCATCGCGGCGGGCGAGGGGCCAATGGCGCAGGCCTATGCGCGGATTGCCGAGGGTCTGATCGGCGGCGGCATGGCCTGA
- a CDS encoding DUF1127 domain-containing protein produces the protein MAAAQQISAVNIASPVGFLDALMVKFVRYRLYRKTVNELSALTARDLADLGLNRSEIQRVAYQAAYENN, from the coding sequence ATGGCAGCAGCACAACAGATCTCCGCGGTGAACATTGCATCCCCGGTTGGCTTCCTGGACGCGCTGATGGTGAAATTTGTTCGCTACCGGCTGTACCGCAAAACCGTCAATGAGCTGTCCGCGCTGACGGCCCGCGATCTGGCGGATCTGGGTCTGAACCGGTCTGAGATCCAGCGTGTTGCCTATCAGGCCGCTTACGAGAACAACTAA
- a CDS encoding ATP-dependent helicase, with protein MSSFDEMDAFEGASLSARAMQARPMPYLDSLNPAQREAVECLDGPVLMLAGAGTGKTKALTTRIVHLLSTGRVRPNEILSVTFTNKAAREMKERVSGMLGQAVEGMPWLGTFHSVCVKLLRRHAELAGLKSNFTILDTDDQIRLLKQLIKAEGIDDKRWPARMLANIIDDWKNRALTPDKVPAGDASAYNNRGTEFYAQYQTRLRELNAVDFGDLLLHMVTIFQNHPDVLEQYQRWFRYIMVDEYQDTNVAQYLWLRLLAGRHKNVCCVGDDDQSIYGWRGAEVGNILRFEKDFPGAMVVRLEQNYRSTGHILAAASNVIRGNQGRLGKELWTAAGDGEKLRLIGHWDGEEEARWIGEEIEAMQRGTRGQSPIGLNSMAILVRASHQMRAFEDRFLTIGLPYRVIGGPRFYERLEIRDAMAYFRVVVSPDDDLAFERIVNTPKRGLGDKAQQTIQGLARENGVSLVEGARLAVEGGHIKGKGGGALRQLVEGIIRWGRMAGDADITHMELAEIILDESGYTAMWQNDKNPDSPGRLENLKELVKALENFENLQGFLEHVSLVMDNDKQDADEKVSIMTLHAAKGLEFPAVFLPGWEDGLFPSQRSMDESGQKGLEEERRLAYVGITRAEQICTISFAGNRRVFGQWQSQLPSRFIDELPEEHVEVLTPPGLYGGGYGAAAPGGTMGGSMGGGQVRSTIEEKMAQADGYNSPGWKRMQARAGERGMSQPKESKHQVIDLTATSSFTLGERVFHQKFGYGSITGIEGDKLEVDFEKAGTKKVVARFVSATDDVPF; from the coding sequence ATGAGCAGTTTTGACGAAATGGACGCCTTTGAGGGCGCATCATTGTCGGCCCGTGCCATGCAGGCGCGGCCGATGCCCTATCTGGACAGCCTTAACCCGGCGCAGCGCGAGGCGGTGGAGTGCCTGGATGGCCCCGTGCTGATGCTGGCGGGGGCCGGCACTGGCAAAACCAAGGCGCTGACGACGCGGATTGTGCATCTTCTCAGCACCGGCCGGGTGCGCCCGAACGAAATCCTGTCGGTGACCTTCACCAACAAGGCCGCGCGCGAGATGAAGGAACGGGTGAGCGGCATGCTGGGTCAGGCGGTCGAAGGCATGCCCTGGCTTGGCACCTTCCATTCGGTCTGCGTGAAACTGCTGCGCCGCCATGCCGAACTGGCAGGCCTGAAGTCGAACTTCACTATTCTGGATACCGACGACCAGATCCGGCTTTTGAAACAGCTGATCAAGGCGGAAGGCATCGACGACAAGCGCTGGCCCGCGCGGATGCTGGCAAACATCATCGACGACTGGAAAAACCGGGCGCTGACACCGGATAAAGTGCCGGCCGGCGACGCCAGCGCCTATAACAACCGCGGCACCGAATTTTATGCCCAGTACCAGACCCGCCTGCGCGAGCTGAACGCGGTCGATTTCGGCGACCTGCTGCTGCACATGGTGACGATTTTTCAGAACCATCCGGACGTGCTGGAGCAGTACCAGCGCTGGTTCCGCTACATCATGGTGGACGAATACCAGGATACCAACGTCGCCCAGTACCTGTGGCTGCGGCTGCTGGCGGGCAGGCACAAGAACGTCTGCTGCGTTGGTGACGATGACCAGTCGATCTATGGCTGGCGCGGCGCCGAGGTCGGTAATATCCTGCGGTTTGAAAAGGATTTTCCTGGCGCCATGGTGGTGCGGCTGGAACAGAACTACCGCTCCACTGGGCATATCCTTGCTGCCGCCTCAAACGTGATCCGCGGCAATCAGGGCCGCCTGGGCAAAGAGCTGTGGACGGCTGCCGGCGACGGCGAAAAACTCCGCCTGATCGGCCATTGGGACGGCGAGGAAGAAGCCCGCTGGATCGGTGAAGAAATCGAGGCAATGCAGCGCGGCACCCGCGGCCAGTCGCCCATCGGCCTCAACAGCATGGCCATTCTCGTGCGCGCCTCGCACCAGATGCGCGCGTTCGAGGACCGGTTTCTGACCATCGGCCTGCCATACCGCGTCATCGGCGGCCCGCGTTTCTACGAACGGCTCGAAATCCGCGATGCGATGGCTTATTTCCGCGTCGTGGTCTCACCCGACGACGACCTCGCGTTTGAACGCATCGTCAATACGCCGAAACGCGGCCTGGGCGACAAGGCGCAGCAGACCATTCAGGGGCTTGCCCGTGAAAACGGTGTATCCTTGGTCGAAGGGGCGCGGCTGGCGGTTGAAGGCGGTCATATCAAGGGCAAAGGCGGCGGCGCCCTGCGCCAGCTGGTTGAGGGTATCATCCGCTGGGGCCGCATGGCCGGCGACGCCGACATCACCCATATGGAGCTGGCTGAAATCATCCTGGATGAGAGCGGCTACACCGCCATGTGGCAGAACGACAAGAACCCGGATTCGCCCGGCCGTCTGGAAAACCTCAAGGAACTGGTGAAGGCGCTGGAAAACTTCGAGAACCTGCAGGGCTTCCTCGAACACGTCAGCCTGGTGATGGACAATGATAAGCAGGATGCCGACGAAAAGGTGTCGATCATGACCCTGCACGCCGCCAAGGGCCTGGAGTTCCCCGCCGTCTTCCTGCCGGGCTGGGAGGACGGCCTGTTCCCCTCGCAGCGCTCAATGGATGAAAGCGGCCAGAAGGGGCTCGAGGAAGAACGCAGGCTGGCCTATGTCGGCATCACACGGGCTGAGCAGATCTGCACCATCTCCTTTGCCGGCAACCGCCGGGTGTTCGGTCAATGGCAATCGCAGCTGCCCTCGCGCTTCATTGACGAGCTGCCAGAGGAACATGTCGAGGTGCTGACCCCGCCGGGCCTTTACGGCGGCGGCTATGGTGCGGCAGCACCGGGTGGTACTATGGGCGGGTCCATGGGCGGGGGGCAGGTGCGCTCCACTATCGAAGAGAAAATGGCCCAGGCCGATGGCTACAACTCCCCCGGCTGGAAGCGGATGCAAGCGCGGGCAGGCGAGCGCGGGATGTCGCAGCCCAAGGAGAGCAAGCATCAGGTGATCGACCTCACCGCTACGTCCAGCTTCACTCTGGGCGAACGCGTGTTCCACCAGAAATTCGGCTACGGCTCGATTACCGGTATCGAGGGGGACAAGCTGGAAGTGGACTTCGAGAAGGCCGGCACCAAGAAAGTTGTTGCCCGGTTTGTTTCCGCTACCGACGACGTGCCGTTCTGA